A window from Micromonospora terminaliae encodes these proteins:
- a CDS encoding aldo/keto reductase, translating to MRYRVLGGTGIQVSVHCLGTMMFGSVGNPDHDDCARIVHTALDRGVNFVDTADMYSAGESEVIVGKALRGRRDDVVLATKVHFPMGEGPNRGGNSRRWIVRAVEDSLRRLGTDWIDLYQVHRPDHTTDVEETLGALTDLVRAGKIRAFGCSTFPAEEIVEAQHVAERRALGRFRTEQPPYSILARGIERAVLPVCQRYGMGVLVWSPLASGFLSGKYRRGSAVDLTAGRPARNPDRFDPALPDNAAKYAAVEELVALAEEVGCSLPELAVAFTVAHPAVTSAILGPRTMTQLEGLLKGAALTLDDAVLDRIDEIVPPGTNLYQPDGVWSPRVLTDPALRRRPPADRAAA from the coding sequence ATGCGTTACCGCGTCCTCGGCGGCACCGGCATCCAGGTCAGCGTCCACTGTCTCGGCACCATGATGTTCGGGTCGGTCGGCAACCCCGACCACGACGACTGCGCCCGGATCGTCCACACCGCCCTCGACCGGGGCGTCAACTTCGTGGACACCGCCGACATGTACTCGGCGGGCGAGTCGGAGGTGATCGTCGGCAAGGCGCTGCGGGGCCGGCGGGACGACGTGGTCCTGGCCACCAAGGTGCACTTCCCGATGGGGGAGGGGCCCAACCGGGGCGGCAACTCGCGGCGCTGGATCGTCCGCGCCGTCGAGGACAGCCTGCGCCGCCTCGGCACCGACTGGATCGACCTCTACCAGGTGCACCGGCCCGACCACACCACCGACGTCGAGGAGACCCTCGGGGCGCTCACCGACCTGGTCCGGGCCGGCAAGATCCGGGCGTTCGGCTGCTCGACCTTCCCGGCCGAGGAGATCGTCGAGGCGCAGCACGTCGCGGAACGGCGGGCGCTCGGCCGGTTCCGCACCGAGCAGCCGCCGTACTCGATCCTGGCCCGTGGCATCGAGCGCGCGGTCCTGCCGGTCTGCCAGCGGTACGGCATGGGCGTCCTGGTGTGGAGCCCGCTGGCCTCCGGCTTCCTCTCCGGGAAGTACCGGCGGGGTTCGGCCGTGGACCTCACCGCCGGCCGGCCGGCGCGCAACCCCGACCGGTTCGACCCGGCGCTGCCCGACAACGCCGCCAAGTACGCCGCCGTCGAGGAACTGGTGGCCCTCGCCGAGGAGGTCGGCTGCTCGCTGCCGGAGCTGGCCGTCGCGTTCACCGTGGCGCACCCGGCGGTCACCTCGGCGATCCTCGGGCCGCGCACCATGACGCAGCTGGAGGGGCTGCTCAAGGGCGCGGCGCTGACGCTCGACGACGCGGTGCTCGACCGGATCGACGAGATCGTCCCGCCCGGCACGAACCTCTACCAGCCGGACGGCGTCTGGTCCCCGCGGGTGCTCACCGACCCGGCCCTGCGCCGCCGCCCGCCGGCCGACCGCGCCGCCGCCTGA
- a CDS encoding ABC transporter ATP-binding protein produces the protein MTTVIGPRPPSEQDGPAEEPALPELEDPHWMHRATELAHTSFWSVARRLPALVREAVALAWATSRRDTLASIGLNVAAGVLTTLGLLATTGVLHQLFAAGPTPDRIRAALPALALAGAAVTVRGALALAAGWAQARLIPQINYAVELRLFETTSAVELAAFDDAGFAEEMVRARDRGLAEAGSIVNDTVNLVTGVVGVAATAAAVTVIHPLLLPCLLVAAAPEAVTAVRMARRQHSDWLARITRRRRKFMLGDLMADRHTAGEIRAYQMREFLLAEYHRVVSLETRAELRLARSQTATRAVGLSATGIAAFGLYAVLGGLLLNGVVALAAAATALLALQSARAGLRTAVFATNSLYEDALYYQDYRNFLDRARQRVPAGGTRPVDGFDRIELDRVSLRYPDTGTPAVDEVSLTVRRGEVIALVGENGSGKTTLAKLVAGLYRPSAGVIRWDGVDSAELDPRQTAAQVAVMSQDWWRFPFTARQNIRVGRHDRPADGPGPGVEDAARDAAAHDMITELPFGYDTLLDRQFKDGQDLSGGQWQRLVAARGLYRDARLLICDEPSAALDARAEHALFQHLRRHPDRAVVLITHRLANVRHADRIFVLDHGRIVQQGDHDELMAQEGLYRELFELQAAGYLAQAGEAAAES, from the coding sequence ATGACCACGGTGATCGGCCCACGTCCGCCGTCCGAGCAGGACGGGCCGGCGGAGGAACCGGCGCTGCCGGAGCTGGAGGACCCGCACTGGATGCACCGGGCCACGGAGCTGGCCCACACCAGCTTCTGGTCGGTGGCCCGCCGGCTGCCCGCCCTGGTCCGGGAGGCCGTCGCCCTGGCCTGGGCGACCAGCCGGCGGGACACGCTCGCCTCGATCGGGCTCAACGTCGCCGCCGGCGTGCTCACCACGCTGGGCCTGCTCGCCACGACCGGGGTGCTGCACCAGCTCTTCGCCGCCGGTCCCACGCCCGACCGGATCCGCGCGGCGCTGCCCGCCCTGGCGCTGGCGGGAGCCGCGGTCACCGTCCGGGGCGCCCTGGCCCTCGCGGCGGGCTGGGCGCAGGCGCGGCTCATCCCGCAGATCAACTACGCGGTGGAGCTGCGGCTGTTCGAGACGACCTCGGCGGTCGAGCTGGCCGCCTTCGACGACGCCGGGTTCGCCGAGGAGATGGTGCGGGCCCGCGACCGGGGCCTGGCCGAGGCCGGGTCCATCGTGAACGACACCGTCAACCTGGTCACCGGCGTGGTCGGCGTGGCGGCCACCGCCGCGGCCGTGACGGTGATCCATCCGCTGCTGCTGCCCTGCCTGCTGGTCGCCGCCGCGCCGGAGGCCGTGACCGCCGTGCGGATGGCCCGTCGCCAGCACTCCGACTGGCTGGCCCGGATCACCCGCCGGCGACGCAAGTTCATGCTCGGCGACCTGATGGCCGACCGGCACACCGCCGGCGAGATCCGCGCCTACCAGATGCGGGAGTTCCTGCTGGCGGAGTACCACCGGGTGGTCAGCCTGGAGACCCGCGCCGAACTGCGCCTGGCCCGGTCGCAGACGGCGACCCGCGCGGTCGGCCTGTCGGCCACCGGGATCGCCGCTTTCGGGCTCTACGCGGTCCTCGGCGGTCTCCTGCTGAACGGCGTGGTCGCCCTCGCCGCGGCGGCCACCGCCCTGCTCGCGCTCCAGTCGGCCCGGGCCGGCCTGCGGACCGCCGTCTTCGCCACCAACTCGCTCTACGAGGACGCCCTCTACTACCAGGACTACCGGAACTTCCTCGACCGGGCCCGGCAGCGGGTCCCCGCCGGTGGCACGCGGCCCGTCGACGGCTTCGACCGGATCGAGCTCGACCGGGTCAGCCTGCGCTACCCCGACACCGGGACGCCGGCCGTGGACGAGGTCAGCCTCACCGTCCGCCGCGGTGAGGTGATCGCGCTGGTGGGGGAGAACGGCTCCGGCAAGACCACCCTGGCCAAGCTCGTGGCGGGCCTCTACCGGCCGAGCGCCGGGGTGATCCGGTGGGACGGCGTCGACAGCGCCGAGCTGGACCCGCGCCAGACCGCCGCCCAGGTGGCGGTGATGAGTCAGGACTGGTGGCGGTTCCCGTTCACCGCACGGCAGAACATCCGGGTCGGCCGGCACGACCGGCCCGCCGACGGGCCCGGACCGGGTGTCGAGGACGCCGCGCGGGACGCCGCCGCGCACGACATGATCACCGAGCTGCCGTTCGGGTACGACACGCTGCTGGACCGGCAGTTCAAGGACGGCCAGGACCTCTCCGGCGGGCAGTGGCAGCGGCTCGTGGCGGCCCGCGGTCTCTACCGGGACGCCCGCCTGCTGATCTGCGACGAGCCGTCGGCGGCCCTCGACGCGCGGGCCGAGCACGCCCTGTTCCAGCACCTGCGGCGGCACCCCGACCGGGCCGTGGTGCTCATCACGCACCGGCTGGCCAACGTCCGGCACGCCGACCGGATCTTCGTGCTGGACCACGGCCGGATCGTCCAGCAGGGCGACCACGACGAGCTGATGGCCCAGGAGGGCCTCTACCGGGAGCTGTTCGAGTTGCAGGCGGCCGGCTACCTGGCGCAGGCCGGGGAGGCCGCGGCGGAGAGTTGA
- the pgi gene encoding glucose-6-phosphate isomerase — protein MAVDVTTTDEWQALRKHAEAMRGTHLRELFAADGQRGERLTGEVADLYVDYSKNLVTDETLSLLAALADRVGLADRIAAMFAGQHINSTEDRAVLHTALRLPRDASLTVDGQDVVADVHGVLERMSAFAERVRSGAWRGHTGERISTVVNIGIGGSDLGPVMAYEALKAYRDAGITCRFVSNIDPTDIHDKTTDLDPASTLFVVVSKTFSTQETLANADQARRWLLAGLDADDSAVARHFVAVSTNEQRVRDFGIDPENMFGFWDWVGGRYSLPSAVGLSVMLAVGPARFRELLDGYHAVDEHFRSTPVARNVPALLGLLNVWYTDFLGAETHAVLPYAQYLHRFPAYLQQLTMESNGKSVTRDGRAVTYPTGEIFWGEPGTNGQHAFYQLIHQGTRLIPADFIAFSQPNHDLGDMHDLFMSNFFAQTAALAFGRTREQVEAEGTAPEVVPHRVMPGNHPTTSIIAPKLTPATLGQLIALYEHIVFTEAAVWDINPFDQWGVELGKVMANQLAPKLTGAGPDLGDVDSSTAALIRRYRGQRGRD, from the coding sequence ATGGCTGTGGACGTGACCACCACGGACGAATGGCAGGCCCTGCGCAAGCACGCCGAGGCGATGCGCGGCACGCACCTGCGCGAGCTGTTCGCCGCGGACGGGCAGCGGGGCGAACGGCTCACCGGCGAGGTCGCCGACCTGTACGTCGACTACAGCAAGAACCTCGTGACCGACGAGACGCTGAGCCTGCTGGCCGCGCTCGCCGACCGGGTCGGGCTGGCCGACCGGATCGCCGCCATGTTCGCCGGGCAGCACATCAACTCCACCGAGGACCGGGCCGTGCTGCACACCGCCCTGCGGCTGCCCCGCGACGCGTCGCTCACCGTGGACGGCCAGGACGTCGTCGCCGACGTGCACGGCGTGCTGGAGCGGATGTCGGCCTTCGCCGAGCGGGTCCGCTCCGGCGCCTGGCGGGGTCACACCGGCGAGCGGATCAGCACCGTGGTCAACATCGGCATCGGCGGTTCCGACCTCGGGCCGGTGATGGCGTACGAGGCGCTGAAGGCGTACCGGGACGCCGGCATCACCTGCCGGTTCGTGTCCAACATCGACCCGACCGACATCCACGACAAGACCACCGACCTGGACCCGGCCAGCACGCTGTTCGTGGTGGTCTCGAAGACCTTCTCCACCCAGGAGACGCTGGCCAACGCCGACCAGGCGCGGCGCTGGCTGCTGGCCGGCCTGGACGCCGACGACAGCGCCGTGGCCCGGCACTTCGTGGCGGTCAGCACCAACGAGCAGCGGGTCCGCGACTTCGGCATCGACCCGGAGAACATGTTCGGCTTCTGGGACTGGGTGGGCGGGCGCTACTCGCTGCCCTCGGCGGTCGGGCTGTCGGTGATGCTGGCGGTCGGGCCGGCGCGGTTCCGGGAGCTCCTGGACGGCTACCACGCCGTGGACGAGCACTTCCGGAGCACACCGGTGGCGCGGAACGTGCCGGCGCTGCTCGGCCTGCTCAACGTCTGGTACACCGACTTCCTCGGCGCGGAGACCCACGCGGTGCTGCCCTACGCGCAGTACCTGCACCGGTTCCCGGCCTACCTCCAGCAGCTCACCATGGAGAGCAACGGCAAGTCGGTGACGCGGGACGGCCGGGCGGTCACGTACCCGACCGGGGAGATCTTCTGGGGCGAGCCGGGCACCAACGGGCAGCACGCCTTCTACCAGCTCATCCACCAGGGCACCCGGCTGATCCCGGCCGACTTCATCGCGTTCAGCCAGCCCAACCACGACCTGGGCGACATGCACGACCTGTTCATGTCGAACTTCTTCGCGCAGACCGCGGCGCTGGCCTTCGGCCGCACCCGGGAGCAGGTCGAGGCGGAGGGCACCGCGCCGGAGGTGGTGCCGCACCGGGTCATGCCGGGCAACCACCCGACCACGTCGATCATCGCGCCGAAGCTGACCCCGGCGACGCTGGGCCAGCTCATCGCCCTCTACGAGCACATCGTGTTCACCGAGGCCGCGGTCTGGGACATCAACCCCTTCGACCAGTGGGGCGTGGAGCTGGGCAAGGTGATGGCCAACCAGCTCGCGCCGAAGCTCACCGGGGCCGGCCCGGACCTCGGCGACGTGGACTCGTCGACCGCGGCGCTGATCCGCCGCTACCGCGGGCAGCGCGGCCGGGACTGA
- a CDS encoding type II toxin-antitoxin system Phd/YefM family antitoxin: MAVPALADRSPQPRALPLREVRTRLTQLVSLAELTDTVTVVTRDGDPRPVAAIVPAAAARTAAQARADAERIAAISAGWSRRLEELHRQSSRRHAAELRTLADALAEAWAELDRRAPAGDPALARLRAAHADLLRG; encoded by the coding sequence ATGGCTGTCCCCGCACTGGCCGACCGGTCCCCGCAGCCGCGCGCCCTGCCGCTGCGCGAGGTCCGCACCCGGCTCACCCAGCTCGTCTCCCTGGCCGAGCTGACCGACACCGTCACCGTCGTCACCCGCGACGGCGATCCACGGCCGGTCGCCGCGATCGTGCCCGCCGCCGCGGCGCGCACCGCGGCGCAGGCCCGGGCCGACGCCGAGCGGATCGCCGCGATCAGCGCCGGCTGGTCCCGCCGGCTGGAGGAGCTGCACCGGCAGAGCAGCCGGCGGCACGCCGCCGAGCTGCGCACCCTGGCCGACGCGCTCGCCGAGGCGTGGGCCGAACTCGACCGCCGGGCCCCCGCCGGTGATCCGGCGCTGGCCCGGCTCCGCGCCGCCCACGCCGACCTGCTGCGCGGCTGA
- a CDS encoding GNAT family N-acetyltransferase gives MFALPLIDDAELRQLMPWHAGEFLANLDRCREHIAPWVGASFVATDAESARRVLQNYADRWARDDGGIWGIWRHGTLVGGVMFVSLSTTTGAAEAGCWLEPAAEGQGLITRAARVIIDWAIRDRGIHRVEWVTKAANARSIAVARRLGMSRDGVLREAAPGPDGRADLEVWSVLAPEWKPEG, from the coding sequence ATGTTCGCCCTTCCCCTGATCGACGACGCCGAGCTGCGGCAGCTGATGCCGTGGCACGCCGGCGAGTTCCTCGCCAACCTCGACCGCTGCCGGGAGCACATCGCCCCCTGGGTGGGCGCGTCCTTCGTGGCCACCGACGCCGAGTCCGCCCGCCGGGTCCTGCAGAACTACGCCGACCGGTGGGCCCGCGACGACGGCGGGATCTGGGGCATCTGGCGGCACGGCACGCTGGTCGGCGGGGTGATGTTCGTGTCGCTGAGCACCACCACGGGCGCCGCCGAGGCCGGCTGCTGGCTGGAGCCCGCCGCCGAGGGGCAGGGCCTCATCACCCGCGCCGCCCGGGTCATCATCGACTGGGCGATCCGGGACCGCGGCATCCACCGGGTGGAGTGGGTCACCAAGGCCGCCAACGCGCGCAGCATCGCCGTCGCCCGGCGGCTGGGGATGAGCCGCGACGGTGTGCTCCGCGAGGCCGCCCCGGGGCCGGACGGCCGGGCCGACCTGGAGGTCTGGTCCGTGCTGGCCCCGGAGTGGAAGCCGGAGGGCTAG
- a CDS encoding acyl-CoA dehydrogenase family protein: MTDPLLFHPHRYDPAHLDETSRRLLRATIDWFESRGKRALVDSYNHHEWYADFLDFAAKEGLFATFLTPAADGGDDPDKRWDTARNAALSEILGFYGLGYWYTWQVTVLGLGPVWQSGNAAARARAAALLDEGHVMAFGLSERPHGADIYSTDLLLTPDADGGFRATGAKYYIGNGNVAGLVSVFGRRADVEGPEGYVFFAADSRHPAYRLVRNVVNAQMYVSEFRLEDYPVRAEDVLHTGPAAFDAALNTVNVGKFNLCTASIGICEHAMYEAVTHAHQRILYGRRVTDFPHVRRELTDAYARLVAMKLFSDRAVDYFRSAGPDDRRYLLFNPMTKMKVTTEGEKVVDLLWDVIAAKGFEADTYFDKAAKDIRGLPKLEGTVHVNLALILKFMPNYLFRPAAYPPVPTRQDPADDEFLFAQGPARGLGAIRFHDWRTAYDAHAHLPNVARFREQADGLTALLAAHAPDEAQQRDLDFLLTVGQLFALVVYGQLILEQAELTGLDADLLDEIFDLLVRDFSGYATDLHGKAATTEAQAAWALAHLRRPVVDADRTARVWQRVVALAGAYEMHP, encoded by the coding sequence ATGACCGACCCCCTGCTGTTCCACCCGCACCGCTACGACCCCGCCCACCTCGACGAGACCTCCCGGCGGCTGCTGCGCGCCACGATCGACTGGTTCGAGTCCCGGGGCAAGCGGGCCCTCGTGGACAGCTACAACCACCACGAGTGGTACGCCGACTTCCTCGACTTCGCCGCCAAGGAGGGGCTCTTCGCCACCTTCCTCACCCCGGCCGCCGACGGCGGCGACGACCCGGACAAGCGCTGGGACACCGCCCGCAACGCGGCGCTCAGCGAGATCCTCGGCTTCTACGGGCTCGGCTACTGGTACACCTGGCAGGTCACCGTGCTCGGCCTCGGGCCGGTCTGGCAGAGCGGCAACGCCGCCGCCCGGGCCCGCGCCGCCGCGCTGCTCGACGAGGGGCACGTCATGGCGTTCGGCCTCTCCGAGCGGCCGCACGGCGCCGACATCTACTCCACCGACCTGCTGCTCACCCCCGACGCCGACGGCGGCTTCCGGGCCACCGGCGCCAAGTACTACATCGGCAACGGCAACGTCGCCGGGCTGGTCTCCGTCTTCGGCCGCCGCGCCGACGTGGAGGGCCCCGAGGGGTACGTCTTCTTCGCCGCCGACAGCCGGCACCCCGCGTACCGGCTGGTCCGGAACGTGGTCAACGCGCAGATGTACGTCAGCGAGTTCCGCCTGGAGGATTACCCGGTGCGCGCCGAGGACGTGCTGCACACCGGCCCGGCCGCCTTCGACGCCGCGCTCAACACCGTCAACGTCGGCAAGTTCAACCTCTGCACCGCCTCCATCGGCATCTGCGAGCACGCCATGTACGAGGCGGTCACCCACGCCCACCAGCGGATCCTCTACGGCCGGCGGGTCACCGACTTCCCGCACGTGCGCCGCGAGCTCACCGACGCGTACGCCCGCCTCGTGGCCATGAAGTTGTTCAGCGACCGGGCCGTCGACTACTTCCGCTCGGCCGGCCCGGACGACCGCCGGTACCTGCTGTTCAACCCGATGACCAAGATGAAGGTCACCACCGAGGGCGAGAAGGTCGTCGACCTGCTCTGGGACGTGATCGCCGCCAAGGGCTTCGAGGCCGACACCTACTTCGACAAGGCCGCCAAGGACATCCGCGGCCTGCCGAAGCTGGAGGGGACGGTGCACGTCAACCTGGCGTTGATCCTCAAGTTCATGCCGAACTACCTGTTCCGGCCGGCCGCGTACCCGCCCGTGCCGACCCGGCAGGACCCGGCCGACGACGAGTTCCTGTTCGCCCAGGGCCCGGCCCGCGGCCTCGGCGCCATCCGCTTCCACGACTGGCGCACCGCCTACGACGCGCACGCCCACCTGCCCAACGTGGCCCGGTTCCGCGAGCAGGCCGACGGGCTGACCGCCCTGCTCGCCGCGCACGCCCCGGACGAGGCCCAGCAGCGGGACCTGGACTTCCTGCTGACCGTCGGCCAGCTCTTCGCCCTGGTCGTGTACGGCCAGCTCATCCTGGAGCAGGCCGAGCTGACCGGCCTCGACGCCGACCTGCTCGACGAGATCTTCGACCTGCTGGTCCGGGACTTCTCCGGGTACGCCACCGACCTGCACGGCAAGGCGGCCACCACCGAGGCGCAGGCGGCCTGGGCGCTCGCCCACCTCCGGCGGCCGGTCGTCGACGCCGACCGCACCGCCCGCGTGTGGCAGCGGGTGGTCGCCCTCGCCGGCGCGTACGAGATGCATCCCTGA